The Erythrobacter sp. JK5 genome includes a region encoding these proteins:
- the rpmI gene encoding 50S ribosomal protein L35, with protein MPKLKTKSGVKKRFKITATGKVKHGVAGKRHRLISHNAKYIRQNRGTTVLSDADTKTVKKWAPYGLD; from the coding sequence ATGCCCAAGCTCAAGACCAAGAGCGGTGTGAAGAAACGCTTCAAGATCACCGCAACGGGCAAGGTCAAGCATGGTGTCGCGGGCAAGCGCCACCGTCTGATCAGCCACAACGCGAAGTATATCCGCCAGAACCGCGGCACCACCGTCCTGTCGGACGCCGACACCAAGACGGTGAAGAAATGGGCCCCTTACGGGCTCGATTGA
- a CDS encoding ribose-phosphate pyrophosphokinase has translation MKFDKKEIREILIGAARARNPLTYSQMLGLLGHRFTRPLMRQLCTVLDAIDEDGRVAGEPGLAVLVVRQSDGLPGQGWFVSRSHLADDFPLEWEGAEAKAYIAERQREAYAYWADR, from the coding sequence ATGAAATTCGACAAAAAAGAAATCCGTGAAATCCTGATCGGAGCGGCGCGCGCTCGCAATCCGCTGACCTATTCGCAGATGCTGGGCCTGCTAGGGCATCGCTTCACCCGCCCGTTGATGCGGCAGTTGTGCACCGTGCTCGACGCGATCGACGAGGACGGGCGCGTGGCTGGGGAACCGGGGCTGGCGGTGCTGGTTGTGCGGCAATCGGATGGATTGCCCGGGCAAGGCTGGTTCGTCTCGCGCTCGCACCTGGCGGATGATTTCCCGCTGGAGTGGGAAGGAGCGGAGGCCAAAGCCTATATCGCTGAGCGCCAACGCGAAGCCTACGCCTACTGGGCCGATCGCTAG
- a CDS encoding AraC family transcriptional regulator, giving the protein MNAAVDGPAVTIRFALPEERLRPFITTYYRTEVRCSPGEPWLEDRLHPEWPNLRFLPAGSTEGSIGSALLEPMPAFAVTGPTSRACRFRVASGGSWGIGLMPLGWAAFMGGEAGDYADRVVDGLSDPAFARFHSLARALATGAGGFADGLKSIETHMAGLADAAATGTLRNAAAITAVNAALVDPETATVADLAQRVDMNVRSLERLCRRAFGFTPKLLLRRQRFLRSLAQFMLDPSLKWLSTLDHRYHDQAHFVRDFKRFMGMAPTTYAKLDKPLLVAAARARMEIAGEAVQGLHEPKPAD; this is encoded by the coding sequence ATGAATGCTGCAGTCGATGGTCCGGCAGTCACGATCCGTTTTGCGCTTCCCGAAGAACGGCTTCGCCCGTTCATAACGACCTATTACCGGACCGAAGTGCGCTGCTCACCCGGCGAGCCGTGGCTCGAGGATCGGCTTCATCCCGAATGGCCGAACTTGCGCTTTCTGCCGGCCGGTTCGACCGAGGGATCGATCGGTTCGGCGCTGTTGGAACCAATGCCTGCTTTCGCGGTCACCGGCCCGACCAGCCGCGCCTGTCGCTTTCGCGTCGCGTCGGGCGGAAGCTGGGGCATCGGCCTGATGCCGCTCGGCTGGGCCGCGTTCATGGGCGGCGAGGCGGGCGATTACGCCGACCGCGTGGTCGATGGCCTGTCCGACCCGGCGTTCGCGCGGTTCCACTCGCTCGCCCGGGCGCTTGCGACAGGGGCTGGCGGGTTCGCCGACGGCCTGAAGTCGATCGAGACGCATATGGCCGGGCTGGCCGACGCCGCGGCCACGGGCACGCTGCGGAACGCCGCCGCGATCACCGCGGTCAACGCCGCGCTGGTAGATCCGGAGACCGCCACGGTTGCCGATCTCGCGCAGCGGGTCGACATGAACGTCCGATCGCTCGAACGGTTGTGTCGCCGCGCTTTCGGCTTCACGCCCAAACTTCTGCTGCGGCGGCAGCGATTCCTGCGGAGCCTCGCGCAGTTCATGCTCGATCCCTCGCTCAAATGGCTGAGCACGCTGGATCACCGTTATCACGACCAGGCGCATTTCGTGCGGGACTTCAAGCGCTTCATGGGCATGGCGCCGACCACTTACGCCAAGCTCGACAAGCCTCTGCTGGTGGCGGCGGCGCGCGCGCGGATGGAGATCGCGGGCGAGGCGGTGCAAGGCCTGCACGAACCGAAGCCGGCAGACTGA
- a CDS encoding inositol monophosphatase family protein → MRNSDLALANRLADAAGEAIRPLFRGDWQAETKADHSAVTDADRAAEAAMRAIIEQVCPDDGIIGEEYGTRNEGAGRQWVLDPIDGTQSFVAGRAMFGTLIALMQDGWPVLGVIDQPIQRERWVGRIGDGTLFNGKPVKTRSCPAIEGMSVATTSPHCFDAQQSDAYLNIIANAYPKRPWPVYGGDCYNYALLASGHLDLVIETGLKVYDYAALVPVVEGAGGMMADWQGNPLDAGSDGTVLALGDPARLEDVLEAMG, encoded by the coding sequence ATGAGAAATTCCGATCTGGCTCTCGCCAACCGCCTCGCCGATGCTGCGGGAGAAGCCATCCGCCCGCTGTTCCGTGGCGACTGGCAGGCAGAGACCAAGGCGGACCATTCGGCCGTGACCGATGCCGACCGCGCTGCCGAAGCGGCGATGCGCGCGATCATCGAACAGGTCTGTCCGGACGACGGGATCATCGGCGAGGAATACGGCACCCGAAACGAAGGCGCCGGGCGGCAATGGGTGCTCGATCCGATCGACGGCACGCAAAGTTTTGTTGCTGGCAGGGCGATGTTCGGCACGTTGATCGCGCTGATGCAGGATGGCTGGCCGGTGCTGGGCGTGATCGACCAGCCGATCCAGCGCGAACGCTGGGTCGGGCGTATCGGCGACGGCACCCTGTTCAATGGCAAACCGGTCAAAACCCGATCGTGCCCGGCGATCGAGGGCATGTCGGTCGCCACCACCAGCCCGCATTGTTTCGACGCGCAGCAATCCGATGCCTATCTCAACATCATTGCCAACGCCTATCCCAAGCGCCCGTGGCCGGTTTATGGCGGCGATTGCTACAATTACGCGCTGCTGGCCAGCGGGCACCTCGATCTGGTGATCGAGACCGGGCTCAAGGTCTACGATTACGCCGCGCTGGTCCCGGTGGTCGAAGGGGCGGGCGGAATGATGGCCGACTGGCAGGGCAACCCGCTCGACGCGGGCAGCGACGGAACGGTGCTGGCGCTGGGCGACCCCGCGCGGCTGGAGGATGTGCTGGAGGCGATGGGGTAG
- a CDS encoding helix-turn-helix domain-containing protein encodes MLGQTPTGEPLSANRAPAVDLAPWIAQVYATKVEMGPDDVISCGLLADTPILRVLFSGDWTAQTRDGNGRYGPSALFFGAQTKRMAVTVKGSFETIGIALKPGAVTALGGPEVSETLDRIILYDHIYGHREWGTSAQMIEWLGTEGPPDRWLTVAEKLLRQLVERAGGERPHPIIEEFDKAVFADPNLSIRDFVTEHDIETRSFERLIKRAYGQTAKQVLRRARALDIAAHLRGVADDNEAEEAALRFFDQSHMIREFQAFFGMTPRQFAATPQPFMTMTLEARQARRHEVLGLSQPGELPPWRKRD; translated from the coding sequence ATGCTCGGCCAGACCCCGACCGGCGAACCGCTGTCGGCCAACCGCGCGCCTGCAGTGGATCTCGCGCCATGGATCGCGCAGGTTTACGCGACCAAGGTCGAGATGGGCCCGGACGACGTGATCAGCTGCGGGCTGCTCGCCGACACGCCGATCTTGCGGGTGCTGTTTTCCGGCGACTGGACCGCGCAGACCCGCGACGGCAACGGGCGCTACGGCCCTTCGGCGCTGTTTTTCGGCGCGCAGACGAAGCGCATGGCGGTAACGGTTAAGGGCAGCTTCGAAACGATCGGAATTGCGCTGAAGCCCGGAGCGGTGACCGCGCTGGGCGGGCCGGAAGTGTCCGAAACGCTCGACCGGATCATCCTGTACGACCATATCTACGGGCACCGGGAGTGGGGCACGAGCGCGCAAATGATCGAATGGCTCGGCACGGAAGGCCCTCCCGATCGCTGGCTGACCGTTGCTGAAAAGCTGCTGCGCCAGCTGGTCGAGCGTGCGGGCGGCGAACGGCCGCATCCGATCATCGAAGAGTTCGACAAGGCGGTGTTCGCCGATCCCAATCTGTCGATCCGCGACTTCGTTACCGAACACGACATCGAGACGCGGAGTTTCGAGCGGCTGATCAAGCGTGCCTATGGCCAGACCGCGAAGCAGGTTCTGCGACGCGCGCGCGCGCTCGATATCGCGGCGCACTTGCGCGGTGTGGCCGACGACAACGAGGCCGAGGAGGCGGCGCTCAGATTCTTCGACCAGTCGCACATGATCCGCGAGTTCCAGGCGTTCTTCGGCATGACTCCGCGGCAATTCGCGGCGACCCCGCAGCCGTTCATGACGATGACGCTCGAAGCCCGGCAGGCGCGCCGGCACGAAGTTCTGGGGCTAAGCCAGCCGGGCGAGCTGCCGCCGTGGCGCAAGCGGGACTAG
- a CDS encoding AraC family transcriptional regulator → MGEANATGAKETVVSRFHQPPSQFDGCFTTFYHLTLDVPDGGTIHDYLLPEWANVRFFSGSLPIARIGRSQVGGARFSATGPSSLPCEFELGSSRMWGVGLLPLGWARFVDAEAREFANTAFDGTTHPAFARFDELSEPLCDPALDVESQLEAMIAILGRLMRRNRDEAKIVRVNDALVSGSFTAVGDMADACAMSIRTLERVCQRYFGFTPKLLMRRQRFMRSLTSYMLHQGTRWTEAMDRDYHDQAQFTREFHEFMTMNPSQYASLDHPIIASFMEARARVWGSAAQTLDRPSR, encoded by the coding sequence TTGGGTGAAGCAAACGCGACGGGCGCGAAGGAAACGGTAGTCAGCCGCTTCCACCAGCCGCCGAGCCAGTTCGACGGCTGCTTTACGACGTTCTACCACCTGACGCTCGACGTGCCCGATGGCGGGACGATTCACGATTACCTGCTGCCCGAATGGGCCAACGTCCGGTTCTTCTCGGGAAGCCTCCCGATCGCCAGGATCGGCCGCTCGCAGGTCGGCGGGGCGCGCTTCAGCGCCACCGGGCCAAGCTCGTTGCCGTGCGAGTTCGAGCTGGGAAGCTCGCGAATGTGGGGAGTCGGCCTGCTCCCGCTCGGCTGGGCGCGGTTCGTCGATGCCGAGGCCCGCGAGTTCGCCAACACCGCGTTCGACGGAACGACGCATCCCGCCTTCGCCCGGTTCGACGAACTGTCCGAGCCGCTGTGCGATCCGGCGCTCGATGTCGAGAGCCAGCTCGAGGCGATGATCGCCATCCTCGGTCGGCTGATGCGCCGCAACCGCGATGAAGCCAAGATCGTCCGGGTCAACGACGCGCTGGTCTCCGGCTCCTTCACCGCGGTTGGCGATATGGCCGATGCATGTGCGATGAGCATCCGCACGCTCGAGCGGGTGTGCCAGCGCTATTTCGGCTTCACCCCGAAGCTCCTGATGCGGCGCCAGCGCTTCATGCGCAGCCTGACCAGCTACATGCTGCATCAGGGCACCCGCTGGACAGAAGCGATGGACCGCGATTATCATGATCAGGCCCAATTCACCCGCGAATTCCATGAGTTCATGACGATGAATCCGAGCCAGTACGCCAGCCTCGACCACCCGATCATCGCGTCGTTCATGGAGGCCCGGGCGCGGGTCTGGGGCAGCGCGGCGCAGACACTCGACCGTCCATCGCGATGA
- a CDS encoding energy transducer TonB: MAYADQQMSGNKVVSIVIVALIHVLIGWLLISGLAIKGAQAVIERVTTVDIEEPPPPEEPDEPPPEQPQDTAPPPPVAPPPPISIAPTPPRIQTQPTIPPPAPPALRIPPPAPIAPPAPPPPPAPSRARDATPDGQSRWARRIQENYPSRALREEIEGTVGVNVTIDANGRVSGCSVTGSSGSSILDDAACRGMERYARFNPALDRDGNPTSGRYSTRITYRLN, encoded by the coding sequence ATGGCCTACGCTGACCAACAAATGAGTGGGAACAAGGTTGTTTCCATCGTTATCGTGGCGTTGATCCATGTGTTGATCGGGTGGCTGCTGATCTCTGGCCTGGCGATTAAAGGCGCGCAGGCCGTGATTGAGCGTGTCACCACGGTCGATATCGAGGAACCCCCGCCCCCTGAAGAACCCGACGAGCCGCCGCCCGAGCAGCCGCAGGATACGGCTCCCCCGCCGCCGGTAGCGCCGCCGCCGCCGATCAGCATCGCGCCGACGCCGCCGCGGATTCAGACGCAGCCCACGATTCCGCCGCCGGCTCCGCCCGCGCTGAGGATTCCGCCGCCTGCGCCGATCGCGCCGCCGGCACCGCCGCCGCCGCCGGCTCCGTCGCGGGCTCGCGATGCGACCCCGGACGGTCAGAGCCGCTGGGCCCGCCGGATCCAGGAAAACTATCCGTCGCGCGCGCTGCGCGAGGAGATAGAGGGCACCGTCGGCGTCAACGTGACGATCGACGCGAACGGCCGGGTTTCGGGCTGTTCGGTCACGGGTTCCAGCGGTTCGAGCATTCTCGACGATGCCGCCTGCCGCGGGATGGAGCGTTATGCCCGGTTCAACCCGGCGCTCGATCGTGACGGGAACCCGACCTCGGGCCGCTACAGCACCCGGATCACATACCGTTTGAACTGA
- a CDS encoding MotA/TolQ/ExbB proton channel family protein: MNLYYLAAGVAATDAPVNEFGFFKAMEEGGPVAWSILTVMVIMSVGSFYILFTKLFEQNKVMRQYKSVKSAYWRAPSLKEGAAKLEKNSAWRQLADDAVTAQEHHGKMEGAGNEIHFVEEELAHSQDTINQSLNGGLSFLASVGATAPFIGLLGTVIGIYRALINIGISGSASIDKVAGPVGEALIMTAIGLLVAVPAVLAFNWLQSRNRRINALMTDFANDIVANIGSNGAIKPAVTAAPAAKAGAAKPATTTGGVRTPPAQS, encoded by the coding sequence ATGAACCTTTACTATCTCGCGGCCGGAGTTGCCGCCACGGACGCCCCGGTCAACGAATTCGGTTTCTTCAAGGCGATGGAAGAAGGCGGCCCGGTCGCCTGGTCGATCCTCACCGTGATGGTGATCATGAGCGTCGGCTCGTTCTACATCCTGTTCACCAAGCTGTTCGAACAGAACAAGGTGATGCGGCAGTACAAGAGCGTGAAGTCGGCCTACTGGCGGGCACCGTCGCTCAAGGAAGGCGCCGCCAAGCTCGAAAAGAACAGCGCGTGGCGCCAGCTTGCCGATGACGCCGTGACCGCGCAGGAGCACCACGGCAAGATGGAAGGCGCGGGCAACGAGATTCACTTCGTCGAAGAAGAACTCGCGCATTCGCAGGATACGATCAACCAGAGCCTCAACGGCGGTCTGTCGTTCCTCGCATCCGTCGGCGCGACCGCACCGTTCATCGGTCTGCTCGGCACCGTGATCGGGATTTACCGCGCGCTGATCAACATCGGCATCTCGGGCTCGGCCTCGATCGACAAGGTCGCAGGGCCCGTCGGTGAAGCGCTGATCATGACCGCGATCGGCCTGCTCGTCGCGGTGCCGGCGGTGCTGGCGTTCAACTGGCTGCAGTCGCGCAACCGTCGCATCAACGCGCTCATGACCGACTTCGCGAACGATATCGTCGCCAACATCGGTTCGAACGGGGCGATCAAGCCGGCGGTTACCGCCGCTCCTGCTGCCAAGGCGGGCGCTGCGAAGCCGGCCACGACGACCGGCGGCGTTCGCACTCCGCCCGCGCAGTCGTAA
- a CDS encoding biopolymer transporter ExbD: MSFAPTARRSRFSDAYDPRGRSHRRQAMGEMNVTPFIDVLLVLLIMLIMAIPIRVHETSVDLPSARCTTCVLDPEQNTVFITAQDDILWNGTSVTREQLRAQVAAASTMAEQPLLRFEPDALASYDLSARTIALIREEGAASFAFVGNARHREFGR; this comes from the coding sequence ATGAGCTTCGCCCCCACTGCCCGCCGCAGCCGCTTTTCCGACGCCTACGACCCGCGCGGCCGCAGCCATCGACGGCAGGCGATGGGCGAGATGAACGTCACCCCGTTCATCGACGTGCTGCTGGTCCTGCTCATCATGCTGATCATGGCCATCCCGATTCGGGTGCACGAGACCAGCGTCGACCTGCCGAGCGCTCGGTGCACCACCTGCGTGCTCGACCCCGAGCAGAATACCGTCTTCATCACCGCCCAGGACGATATCCTGTGGAACGGCACGAGCGTCACGCGCGAACAGCTCCGCGCTCAGGTTGCCGCGGCGAGCACGATGGCGGAGCAACCGCTGCTCCGCTTCGAACCCGATGCGCTGGCGAGCTACGACCTGTCAGCCCGGACAATCGCGCTGATCAGGGAAGAAGGGGCCGCGAGCTTCGCCTTCGTCGGCAATGCACGGCATCGGGAGTTCGGGCGTTGA
- a CDS encoding ribose-phosphate pyrophosphokinase — MKIMSGNSNLPLARAIAAYLEIPLTDASVRRFADEEVFVEIHENVRGEDVFLVQPTSFPANDNLMELLICIDALRRASAKRITAVVPYFGYARQDRKPGPRTPISAKLVANLVTQAGADRVLAVDLHAGQIQGFFDIPTDNLYAAPVMAADIQARYGDQDLMVVSPDVGGVVRARALAKRLDNAPLAIVDKRRDRPGESEVMNIIGDVQGRHCIMIDDIVDSGGTLCNAAEALLENGAKSVAAYITHGVLSGGAVARIDGSALKELVITDSIRPTEAADQSERIRILTIAPLVGEAIRRIADESSVSSLFD, encoded by the coding sequence ATGAAAATCATGTCGGGCAATTCGAACCTGCCGCTCGCCCGCGCGATCGCGGCCTATCTCGAAATCCCGCTTACCGATGCCAGCGTCCGCCGCTTCGCCGACGAGGAAGTGTTCGTCGAGATTCACGAGAATGTCCGCGGCGAGGACGTGTTCCTCGTCCAGCCGACCAGCTTTCCGGCCAACGACAACTTGATGGAACTGCTGATCTGCATCGATGCGCTGCGGCGAGCTTCGGCGAAGCGGATCACGGCGGTCGTCCCCTATTTCGGCTATGCCCGGCAGGACCGCAAGCCCGGCCCGCGCACGCCGATCTCGGCCAAGCTGGTTGCCAATCTGGTGACGCAGGCCGGGGCCGACCGGGTGCTCGCGGTCGATCTCCACGCCGGGCAGATCCAGGGCTTCTTCGATATTCCGACCGACAATCTCTACGCCGCGCCGGTGATGGCCGCCGACATTCAGGCGCGCTACGGTGATCAGGACCTGATGGTTGTTTCCCCCGATGTCGGCGGTGTGGTGCGCGCCCGCGCGCTCGCCAAGCGGCTCGATAACGCGCCGCTGGCGATCGTCGACAAGCGCCGCGACCGGCCGGGCGAGAGCGAAGTGATGAACATCATCGGCGACGTGCAGGGCCGGCACTGCATCATGATCGACGATATCGTCGATTCGGGCGGAACGCTGTGCAACGCCGCCGAAGCGCTGCTCGAAAACGGTGCGAAGTCGGTCGCCGCCTATATCACCCACGGTGTGCTGTCGGGCGGCGCGGTGGCGCGGATCGACGGGTCGGCGCTCAAGGAGCTGGTCATCACAGATTCGATCCGCCCGACCGAAGCGGCGGACCAGTCGGAACGCATCCGCATCCTCACCATCGCCCCTTTGGTAGGCGAGGCGATCCGGAGGATTGCGGATGAGAGCTCGGTCTCCAGCCTGTTCGATTGA
- a CDS encoding biopolymer transporter ExbD: MGMTGGQLDGEPMLDMNMTPLIDVLLVLLIMFIITIPVATHSVDIDLPQGNPPPEDIQIDPVKNKLVLSSQDQILWNAEPIDAGQLRTILAETTQMAVEPELQFEPEAQASYDISAKVLQIIKNSGVTKFGFVGNEKYRQFGTGGPGAGGLGGTR; this comes from the coding sequence ATGGGTATGACGGGAGGCCAACTCGACGGCGAACCGATGCTCGACATGAACATGACGCCGCTGATCGACGTGCTGCTCGTTCTGCTGATCATGTTCATCATCACCATCCCGGTGGCGACGCACTCGGTCGATATCGACCTGCCGCAGGGCAACCCGCCGCCGGAGGATATCCAGATCGATCCGGTCAAGAACAAGCTGGTGCTGTCATCCCAGGACCAGATCCTGTGGAACGCCGAGCCGATCGACGCGGGCCAGCTGCGCACGATCCTCGCCGAAACCACGCAGATGGCGGTCGAGCCCGAGCTGCAGTTCGAACCCGAAGCGCAGGCGAGCTACGATATCTCGGCCAAGGTGCTGCAGATCATCAAGAACTCGGGCGTGACCAAGTTCGGCTTCGTCGGCAACGAGAAGTATCGCCAGTTCGGCACCGGCGGACCCGGTGCGGGTGGACTGGGCGGCACTCGGTAA
- a CDS encoding CPBP family intramembrane glutamic endopeptidase — MLAIALSVALFSPIVLIFALRASGKTTLSWSARVPFWFFGLVCFLLIATQLGTAEAWLAIGLRPITLSTLLFAAGTTICLIVAAGLLSVFQRLLKLPLGDRENFAEIATTSLSFRIFIVLTAGVMEELLYRGVGIGVGAEVFGNSISAAALSTTAFVLAHFRWRKAHLLQVAMAGTVLSLTFLMTGDLWSCIFAHLLVDGIGFLLMPVLVARRKAFRRKPESL; from the coding sequence GTGCTTGCGATCGCCCTTTCCGTCGCGCTCTTCTCGCCGATTGTCCTCATCTTCGCACTTCGAGCATCAGGGAAAACAACGCTGAGTTGGTCAGCTCGCGTGCCGTTCTGGTTTTTCGGCCTTGTTTGTTTCTTGCTTATTGCGACTCAACTAGGAACGGCAGAAGCTTGGCTCGCTATTGGTTTGAGGCCGATCACGCTGAGCACGCTGTTGTTCGCGGCTGGGACTACGATTTGCCTTATCGTGGCAGCGGGCTTGCTTTCCGTTTTCCAGCGCCTCCTGAAACTGCCATTGGGGGACCGTGAGAATTTCGCGGAAATCGCAACCACTTCGCTTTCTTTTCGAATTTTCATCGTGCTTACAGCCGGAGTTATGGAAGAGCTGCTGTATCGCGGTGTCGGCATAGGCGTGGGCGCGGAAGTTTTCGGCAACAGTATTTCGGCGGCTGCGCTTTCAACGACCGCTTTTGTGCTGGCCCACTTTCGTTGGCGGAAGGCCCACCTCTTGCAGGTGGCGATGGCTGGCACGGTTCTTTCACTGACCTTCTTGATGACTGGCGATCTGTGGTCCTGCATCTTTGCGCACTTGCTGGTCGATGGGATTGGCTTCCTTCTAATGCCAGTGCTGGTCGCGCGGAGAAAGGCTTTCAGGAGAAAGCCGGAGAGCCTGTGA
- a CDS encoding homoserine dehydrogenase: MSDPATTHRLRIAIAGLGTVGAGVIRLLGTNHDLIAARAGRPIEVVAVSARDRNKDRGIDIAPYAWEDDMTALAARDDVDVVVELVGGADGPALACSRAALAAGKGLVTANKAMIAHHGLALAEQAESVGAPLKFEAAVAGGIPVVKGLREGTSANALTRIYGILNGTCNYILTEMEATGADFAETLAEAQKLGYAEADPTFDIEGIDAAHKLAILAAIGFGAKIDFDAVHTTGIVQVRAADIAQADALGFVIRLIAQADVEPNGDGADHLLQRVRPCLVAKDHPLAPVDGPTNAVVAEGNFSGRLLFQGAGAGDGPTASAVVADLIDIARSFGKGGEVGAPFSMPVAQLTALPPAEPGHRMERTYIRFTVNDRPGVLAEITAAMRDANVSIESLIQQGRPNEGGEVLVAMVTHEGPEGHVRRALELLEGSDSLTAAPLVLPILPN, translated from the coding sequence GTGTCAGACCCCGCCACCACTCACCGCCTGCGGATCGCGATCGCCGGTCTCGGAACGGTTGGCGCGGGCGTCATCCGCCTGCTCGGCACCAATCACGACCTGATCGCCGCACGCGCCGGACGGCCGATCGAGGTTGTCGCGGTGAGCGCGCGCGACCGCAACAAGGATCGCGGAATCGATATCGCGCCATATGCCTGGGAAGACGACATGACCGCGCTAGCCGCGCGCGACGATGTCGATGTCGTGGTCGAACTGGTCGGCGGCGCGGACGGGCCGGCGCTGGCATGTTCGCGCGCCGCGCTGGCGGCGGGCAAGGGACTGGTGACCGCCAACAAGGCGATGATCGCGCATCACGGGCTGGCCCTTGCGGAACAGGCCGAATCGGTCGGCGCGCCGCTCAAGTTCGAAGCCGCCGTCGCTGGCGGCATCCCGGTGGTGAAAGGGCTGCGCGAAGGAACCAGTGCCAACGCGCTGACCCGCATCTACGGTATCCTCAACGGCACCTGCAATTACATCCTGACCGAAATGGAAGCGACCGGTGCAGACTTCGCCGAGACGCTCGCCGAGGCGCAGAAGCTCGGCTATGCCGAGGCCGACCCGACCTTCGACATCGAAGGGATCGATGCCGCGCACAAGCTCGCGATCCTGGCCGCGATCGGGTTTGGCGCGAAGATCGATTTCGACGCGGTGCATACCACCGGTATTGTCCAGGTCCGCGCCGCCGATATCGCGCAGGCCGATGCGCTCGGATTCGTCATCCGCCTGATCGCACAGGCCGATGTCGAGCCCAATGGCGACGGGGCGGATCACCTGCTCCAGCGCGTGCGGCCCTGCCTCGTCGCCAAGGATCATCCGCTCGCACCGGTCGACGGACCGACCAATGCGGTCGTTGCCGAAGGCAATTTCTCGGGCCGCCTGCTGTTCCAGGGCGCGGGCGCGGGCGACGGCCCCACGGCCAGCGCCGTGGTCGCCGACCTGATCGATATCGCCCGCTCGTTCGGCAAGGGAGGCGAAGTCGGTGCGCCGTTCTCGATGCCGGTGGCGCAGCTCACCGCGCTGCCGCCTGCTGAGCCGGGGCACCGGATGGAACGCACCTATATTCGCTTCACCGTCAACGATCGCCCCGGCGTGCTTGCCGAGATCACCGCCGCGATGCGCGATGCGAATGTCTCGATCGAAAGCCTGATCCAGCAGGGCCGCCCGAACGAAGGCGGCGAGGTGCTGGTGGCGATGGTCACGCATGAGGGGCCGGAAGGCCATGTCCGGCGCGCGCTCGAACTGCTCGAAGGGTCGGACAGCCTGACCGCCGCTCCGCTGGTGCTGCCGATCCTGCCCAACTGA
- a CDS encoding biopolymer transporter ExbD, with product MAISMGGGGETPMSDINTTPLVDVMLVLLIIFLIAVPVAIQTIEKLEIPVFESVESKNKVENLLLTVSTTDEAGRSAGEPGFEGAARNGECRVYFNNVTPVTSEELYDQAFTRLDNIVQRAGGPEAIMEDPDQIPQVHIRGDVNAPWRCVAGAIYNVQAAGYPTVGFISNPVEPGI from the coding sequence ATGGCGATTTCGATGGGAGGCGGCGGCGAGACGCCGATGTCCGACATCAACACCACCCCGTTGGTGGACGTGATGCTGGTGCTCCTGATCATCTTCCTCATCGCGGTTCCGGTGGCGATCCAGACCATCGAGAAGCTCGAGATTCCGGTGTTCGAATCGGTCGAGTCCAAGAACAAGGTCGAAAACCTTCTGCTCACCGTCAGCACCACCGATGAGGCCGGGCGCAGCGCGGGCGAACCGGGTTTCGAAGGAGCTGCGCGCAACGGCGAGTGCCGGGTCTACTTCAACAACGTCACTCCGGTGACGTCCGAAGAGCTGTACGACCAGGCATTCACCCGCCTCGACAACATCGTGCAGCGCGCGGGCGGGCCGGAAGCGATCATGGAAGATCCGGACCAGATCCCGCAGGTGCATATCCGTGGCGACGTGAACGCGCCGTGGCGCTGCGTGGCAGGGGCGATCTACAATGTGCAGGCGGCCGGTTACCCGACCGTGGGCTTCATCTCGAACCCCGTCGAGCCCGGCATCTGA
- the rplT gene encoding 50S ribosomal protein L20, whose product MPRIKRGVTTRAKHKRLLDQAKGYRGRRKNTIRIARQAVEKAGQYAYRDRKIKKRNFRALWIQRINAAVRAEGLTYSQFMHGAKLAGIELDRKVMADLAMNEEAAFKAIIAQAKDALPA is encoded by the coding sequence ATGCCTCGCATCAAACGCGGCGTGACCACTCGCGCCAAGCACAAGCGACTGCTGGACCAGGCCAAGGGCTATCGCGGTCGTCGCAAGAACACCATTCGTATCGCGCGTCAGGCGGTCGAGAAGGCCGGCCAGTACGCCTATCGCGATCGCAAGATCAAGAAGCGCAACTTCCGCGCGCTGTGGATCCAGCGCATCAACGCGGCAGTGCGCGCCGAAGGTCTCACCTATTCGCAGTTCATGCACGGCGCGAAGCTCGCCGGGATTGAGCTCGACCGCAAGGTGATGGCCGATCTCGCGATGAACGAAGAAGCCGCCTTCAAGGCGATCATCGCCCAGGCGAAAGACGCGCTTCCCGCCTGA